A single genomic interval of Dyella sp. GSA-30 harbors:
- the gfa gene encoding S-(hydroxymethyl)glutathione synthase — protein MMTVAIHPSVDKGVKPGAENFSGGTLVCHCKDKPVKVSVGTQSAHNHVCGCTKCWKPDGSLFAMIAVVPREQVEVTQNADKLKIVDEKAAIQRHACTGCGVHMYGRIENKGHPFYGLDFIHTELSSETGWSAPGFAAFVSSIIESGADPNNQDAVRARLNELGLPPYDCLSPPLMDFMATKIAQASSVLKA, from the coding sequence ATCATGACTGTTGCCATTCACCCATCGGTCGACAAAGGCGTCAAGCCGGGCGCCGAGAATTTCTCCGGCGGCACGCTGGTTTGTCATTGCAAGGACAAGCCGGTCAAGGTCAGCGTCGGCACGCAGTCGGCGCACAACCATGTATGCGGCTGCACGAAATGCTGGAAGCCGGATGGCTCGCTGTTTGCGATGATAGCGGTGGTGCCGCGCGAACAGGTCGAGGTGACCCAGAACGCGGACAAGCTGAAGATTGTCGACGAGAAAGCGGCGATCCAGCGGCATGCCTGCACGGGTTGCGGCGTGCACATGTATGGACGCATCGAGAACAAGGGCCATCCGTTCTATGGGCTGGATTTCATCCACACCGAGCTTTCGTCCGAAACCGGCTGGTCGGCGCCGGGATTCGCTGCGTTCGTGTCGTCGATCATCGAATCGGGTGCCGATCCGAATAACCAGGACGCCGTACGCGCGCGTTTGAACGAACTGGGCCTGCCGCCGTACGACTGTCTGTCGCCGCCATTGATGGACTTCATGGCAACCAAGATCGCTCAGGCATCGAGTGTGCTGAAGGCTTGA
- a CDS encoding TonB-dependent receptor, which yields MAGWRIRGGGAPWAILLFACHLHAADAPSIVTNLAPIIVVPTPLPGMGIDAAALPYAVQSLRYDVQRDVAGANLVGVMNNRLTGVNINDVQGSPFQVDVTFHGFRASPTLGAAQGISVYLDGVRVNEPFGDIVSWDMIPEFALESITLLPGANPVFGPNTLGGALVLTTKSGLTSPGFDADVSYGSYARRRTDLSYGISNAQGWHLFVAGTYFDENGWRRDSPGIMRNGFLKFGRHTAADDWDIEVMHGSSRLVGNGLLPGTRYDDGAQVFEPGLYQRDRRAIYTAPDVTHTQATQLTTHYTHRFGADTQLTALLYTRHTRRDTVNGDINDDYDDFIDACGAGYGADGEPLDGDCDVSRAQADALATGVLNSTYTRQQGQGGGLSFSTHVGDHQLAFGTTFDRSSVSYAQYTQDAMLDEGSRDTIVDPSAPVEFFSGVNGTSRSWGVYATDTWALTDTTHVTGSLRWNDLRLLSVLSSADDGVQPGQRNTYRKLNPSLGVTQALGSWVMFANASQSNRAPSVIELGCADPTEPCRLPTGLQADPPLRQVVSRAWQLGARWKNDGGLNASASLFRTDNRDDILFLRAPNTQQGYFANVGRTRYQGADLDVGGQQGAWSWHLGYNLLLATYQSYGQLLAGERTIDTRPGTRIAGLPRHSAKFTVDWNATSRLTLGADLLAFSGSVSNGNEDGRISDDDPDVRANWGTRGYALVNLRAVFALSDALQFYARVDNAFDRRYETYGAVADDALPDGHLIRPQVAPGEEMSTLFVAPGAPRLFTVGVRLHF from the coding sequence ATGGCTGGATGGCGCATTCGAGGCGGTGGTGCGCCATGGGCGATCCTGCTGTTCGCGTGCCATCTGCATGCTGCCGATGCACCATCGATTGTTACCAATCTTGCGCCGATCATTGTTGTGCCGACACCGTTACCGGGCATGGGCATTGATGCGGCCGCCTTGCCATACGCCGTGCAGAGCCTTCGCTATGATGTGCAGCGCGATGTCGCCGGTGCCAATCTCGTCGGCGTCATGAACAATCGCCTGACCGGCGTGAACATCAATGACGTTCAGGGCAGCCCGTTCCAGGTCGACGTCACTTTTCATGGCTTTCGCGCTTCGCCGACACTGGGCGCGGCCCAAGGCATCTCGGTGTATCTCGATGGCGTGCGTGTCAATGAGCCCTTCGGCGATATTGTGAGCTGGGACATGATTCCGGAATTTGCGCTGGAGTCGATCACCTTGCTGCCTGGCGCCAACCCGGTGTTCGGTCCCAATACACTCGGTGGCGCGCTGGTGCTGACGACCAAGTCGGGACTGACATCGCCGGGTTTCGATGCGGATGTTTCCTATGGTAGCTACGCGCGCCGCCGGACCGACCTGTCGTATGGCATCAGCAATGCACAGGGCTGGCATCTCTTCGTTGCCGGGACATACTTCGACGAGAACGGCTGGCGCCGCGATTCGCCGGGCATCATGCGCAATGGCTTCTTGAAGTTCGGTCGACATACGGCAGCCGACGATTGGGACATCGAAGTGATGCATGGCAGCAGCCGGCTGGTCGGCAACGGCCTGCTGCCCGGCACGCGTTACGATGATGGCGCCCAGGTATTCGAGCCCGGCTTGTACCAACGGGACCGTCGTGCGATCTATACCGCACCCGATGTAACACACACGCAAGCCACCCAGCTGACGACGCACTACACGCATCGCTTCGGTGCGGACACGCAACTGACCGCCTTGCTCTATACGAGACATACGCGGCGCGACACGGTCAACGGCGACATCAACGACGACTACGACGATTTCATCGACGCCTGCGGCGCCGGCTACGGCGCCGATGGCGAGCCGCTGGACGGCGATTGCGATGTCTCCCGTGCCCAGGCCGATGCGCTGGCTACCGGCGTGCTCAACAGTACCTATACACGCCAGCAGGGACAGGGCGGTGGCCTGAGCTTCAGCACACACGTGGGCGATCACCAACTCGCGTTCGGGACCACGTTCGATCGCAGCAGCGTGAGCTACGCGCAGTACACGCAAGACGCTATGCTGGATGAGGGCAGTCGCGACACGATCGTCGATCCTTCCGCGCCGGTGGAATTCTTCTCCGGTGTCAACGGCACCAGTCGCTCGTGGGGTGTCTACGCCACCGATACCTGGGCGCTGACCGATACCACGCATGTGACCGGCTCCTTGCGCTGGAACGATCTGCGTTTGTTGAGCGTGCTGTCCAGTGCGGACGATGGCGTACAGCCCGGTCAGCGCAATACCTATCGCAAGCTCAATCCGTCGTTGGGCGTGACCCAGGCGCTAGGATCGTGGGTGATGTTCGCCAACGCGTCGCAAAGCAACCGCGCACCGTCGGTGATCGAACTGGGCTGTGCCGATCCGACCGAGCCCTGTCGCCTGCCCACGGGGCTGCAGGCCGATCCGCCACTGCGTCAGGTCGTATCGCGTGCGTGGCAGCTGGGTGCGCGCTGGAAGAACGATGGCGGTTTAAATGCTAGCGCTTCATTGTTCCGCACAGACAACCGCGACGACATCCTGTTTTTGCGCGCACCCAATACGCAGCAGGGCTACTTCGCCAACGTCGGGCGTACGCGTTATCAGGGGGCGGACCTGGACGTTGGCGGCCAGCAAGGCGCGTGGTCCTGGCACCTGGGCTACAACCTGCTGCTGGCTACGTATCAATCGTATGGCCAATTGCTTGCTGGCGAACGCACGATCGACACACGGCCGGGAACCCGAATTGCAGGCCTGCCGAGACACAGTGCGAAATTCACCGTGGACTGGAATGCCACTTCGCGCCTGACGCTGGGCGCGGATCTGTTGGCTTTCTCCGGCAGCGTCAGCAATGGCAACGAAGACGGACGTATCAGCGACGATGATCCCGATGTGCGCGCCAACTGGGGCACCCGCGGCTATGCCCTGGTCAATCTGCGAGCGGTCTTTGCGTTGAGCGATGCCTTGCAGTTCTACGCGCGCGTGGACAATGCATTCGACCGTCGTTATGAGACCTATGGCGCGGTAGCCGACGATGCCTTGCCGGACGGGCACCTGATCCGGCCACAGGTGGCGCCAGGCGAGGAGATGTCGACCTTGTTCGTGGCGCCTGGTGCGCCGCGGTTGTTTACGGTTGGGGTGCGCTTGCATTTCTAA
- a CDS encoding S-(hydroxymethyl)glutathione dehydrogenase/class III alcohol dehydrogenase: MKSRAAVAFAAGKPLSIEEVDVAGPKAGEVLVRIVATGVCHTDAFTLSGADPEGEFPVILGHEGGGVVEEVGPGVTTLKPGDHVIPLYTPECGECEYCRSKKTNLCVKIRATQGKGLMPDGTSRFSLNGKPLLHYMGCSTFSNYTVLPEIALAKINKAAPLEKVCLLGCGITTGIGAVLNTAKVEPGSSVAVFGLGGIGLSVVQGAVMAKAGRIVVIDTNPDKFEMAKQMGATDCINPKAYPDTPIQQVIVELTGGVDYSFECIGNVNVMRAALECCHRGWGESIIIGVAGAGQEISTRPFQLVTGRVWRGTAFGGVKGRSQLPGYVDRYMSGEIKIDPFITYTLGLDEINHAFDLMHEGKSIRSVIVY, encoded by the coding sequence ATGAAGTCACGCGCAGCCGTCGCTTTTGCAGCGGGCAAACCTTTATCGATCGAAGAAGTGGATGTGGCCGGCCCGAAAGCCGGCGAAGTGCTGGTGCGCATCGTCGCCACCGGCGTCTGCCACACCGATGCCTTTACCTTGTCCGGGGCCGACCCGGAGGGTGAGTTTCCGGTCATCCTGGGACACGAGGGCGGTGGTGTGGTGGAAGAAGTCGGCCCGGGCGTGACAACACTTAAACCTGGCGACCACGTGATTCCGCTCTACACGCCCGAATGCGGCGAGTGCGAGTACTGCCGTTCGAAGAAAACCAATCTCTGCGTAAAGATCCGCGCCACGCAGGGCAAGGGCCTGATGCCCGATGGCACCTCGCGCTTTTCGTTGAACGGCAAGCCGCTGTTGCACTACATGGGCTGCAGCACCTTCAGCAATTACACCGTGCTGCCGGAAATCGCGCTGGCGAAGATCAACAAGGCCGCGCCGCTGGAGAAGGTATGCCTGCTCGGTTGCGGCATCACCACGGGCATCGGTGCAGTGCTCAATACGGCAAAGGTGGAGCCGGGTTCGTCCGTGGCGGTGTTTGGCCTGGGCGGCATCGGTCTTTCCGTCGTGCAGGGTGCGGTCATGGCCAAGGCCGGGCGCATCGTGGTGATCGACACCAACCCGGACAAGTTCGAGATGGCCAAGCAGATGGGCGCCACCGACTGCATCAATCCGAAGGCCTATCCAGATACCCCGATCCAGCAGGTCATCGTCGAACTGACCGGTGGCGTGGATTACTCATTCGAGTGCATCGGCAATGTCAACGTGATGCGTGCTGCCCTCGAATGCTGTCATCGCGGCTGGGGCGAGTCGATCATCATCGGCGTGGCCGGCGCCGGGCAGGAGATCAGCACGCGACCGTTCCAGCTGGTGACCGGGCGGGTGTGGCGTGGCACGGCATTTGGTGGCGTGAAAGGCCGCAGCCAGCTGCCGGGTTATGTCGACCGTTACATGTCCGGCGAGATCAAGATCGATCCCTTCATCACCTACACACTCGGATTGGACGAGATCAATCATGCCTTCGACCTGATGCACGAAGGCAAGAGCATTCGTTCGGTCATCGTCTATTGA